In Mytilus galloprovincialis chromosome 1, xbMytGall1.hap1.1, whole genome shotgun sequence, the following are encoded in one genomic region:
- the LOC143078960 gene encoding uncharacterized protein LOC143078960, with protein sequence MDTSEFSMYDSLMDKHSAKRIKLEIAERPLNFAISPDEREIQSFKKTKMPRDPMSHRIIEKRRRDRMNNCLAELSRLIPPSYLKQGQGRIEKTEIIEIASKLIRNLLNLHNFREMMEKELSSDCGGTNPCCQEKFYMGYKECQEEILRHLIDTEGMDLRDDFFQRITTFLDHSSKKHLRLSTVKTESDIQDVKPNDSLTSEAPVSNCTSQRNGQMLQGMGISENNIAMIKQDEHLCTLLKRTEQTSSRTSGYSSIKSQSLSEGSVSCITIQSVQGDTADRDERNGSRGSLYSSEENSSEGSNGSKNDYHKSHAYKFKHNITKRFSKERSPWDPKSERSSDSMEDENEQGKRKIVSYSTSSPSTEYSQYLGSENNSTNSCSKKNETPRYQNDFGKDGRFDSKLVPLPAFVLHPLGTHYVPVSIPPTHFKSVFKDDSKGSTAYHPISIPVNFCGPSVSIHTQVEQQLICALEGQREERCHENS encoded by the exons TCGCCAGATGAACGTGAGATCCAGtcatttaaaaagacaaaaatgccAAGG GATCCAATGTCACACAGAATCATAGAGAAGAGGAGACGAGATCGCATGAATAATTGCTTGGCAGAACTCAGTCGGCTTATCCCACCAAGTTATTTGAAACAG GGTCAAGGTCGTATTGAGAAGACGGAGATTATAGAAATTGCATCAAAGCTTATACGAAACTTGTTGAACTTGCATAATTTTAGAG AAATGATGGAGAAAGAGTTATCTTCGGATTGTGGTGGAACAAACCCATGCTGTCAAGAAAAGTTTTACATGGGATATAAAGAATGTCAGGAGGAAATACTGCGACATTTAATCGACACTGAAGGGATGGATCTTAGAGATGACTTCTTTCAGAGAATTACAACTTTTTTAGATCATAGCAGTAAGAAACATCTTAGATTATCAACAG tAAAAACTGAATCTGATATCCAAGATGTTAAGCCTAATGATTCTTTGACGTCAGAAGCGCCAGTTTCAAATTGTACCTCACAAAGAAATGGTCAAATGCTACAAGGCATGGGAATTTCAGAAAACAACATTGCAATGATAAAACAAGATGAACATCTTTGTACCCTGCTGAAGCGAACAGAACAAACATCAAGCCGAACATCAGGATACAGCAGCATCAAAAGCCAGTCATTGTCAGAAGGAAGCGTATCATGCATTACAATACAGTCAGTTCAGGGAGATACAGCAGACAGAGATGAACGTAACGGCTCTAGAGGCAGTTTATATTCCAGCGAGGAGAATTCATCCGAAGGCAGTAATGGCAGCAAGAATGATTACCACAAGTCACATGCTTACAAATTTAAGCACAATATAACAAAAAGGTTTTCTAAAGAAAGAAGTCCTTGGGATCCAAAAAGTGAAAGATCTTCAGATTCAATGGAGGATGAAAATGAACAAGGAAAGCGAAAAATAGTAAGCTACAGTACTTCAAGCCCCAGCACTGAATACAGTCAATATTTAGGATCtgaaaataattctacaaatagTTGTTCCAAGAAAAATGAAACTCCACGTTACCAAAATGACTTTGGGAAGGATGGTCGTTTTGATTCAAAACTGGTGCCTTTACCTGCCTTTGTACTTCATCCTCTTGGAACGCATTATGTTCCCGTATCAATACCTCCTACACATTTCAAAAGTGTGTTTAAAGACGATTCCAAGGGATCAACAGCATATCATCCCATTAGTATCCCTGTGAATTTCTGTGGTCCAAGTGTTTCTATACACACACAGGTAGAACAGCAGCTCATATGTGCCTTAGAAGGACAGAGAGAGGAACGATGTCATGAAAATTCATAG